A stretch of the Channa argus isolate prfri chromosome 9, Channa argus male v1.0, whole genome shotgun sequence genome encodes the following:
- the dnajc10 gene encoding dnaJ homolog subfamily C member 10: MGPCHVRFIATLTLLVTLMVAVRAESRDYYDLLGVSREATTREIRRAFKQLALTMHPDKNPGDNSAHEKFLQVNRAYEVLKDEDLRKKYDKYGEKGLDENQGGRYESWSYYRYDFGIYDDDLEIITLDSGDFEAAVNSGEIWFINFYFPRCSHCHQLAPTWREFAKEMDGVIRIGAVNCGDNNHLCRRKGINSYPSLYVYRAGQKPEKFNGERAKDNLVRFSMQFISTTVTHLWQGNVFAEIETAFSSGLGWLITFCSDTGDCLEPRTRQKLAGMLDGLVKVGWMDCSTDEQLCESFQVTSGATALFPPGSALDKQGSVLWLNTLDSKEIYSQVINHLPDLELLTSDGFQRKLARHRWLVSFTFGDKNAASNEYKKLQAFLRNDHIQVGRVDCTAESELCQSLYIHKPCVAVFKGLGVHDFEIHHGKDVLYNIVGFARDSVRAHVTTLGPDNFPSNRKEPWLVDFFAPWCPPCRALLPELRKASIQLAGRMKFGTLDCTIHHNLCSMYNIQAYPTTVIFNGSSVHEYEGQHSADGILEFIQDLVSPSVVVLDPSSFKERVKGRAEGEIWAVDFYAPWCGPCQALMPEWRRMARLLSGQILVGSVDCQRYQSFCQTQSVRAYPEIRMYSGNSRQPDRYTSYNGWHRDAHSLRTWALSSLPRVSVDLTPESFRSRVLSGQDHWVLDFYAPWCGPCQHFAPEFEVLARILKGEVRAGKVDCQAHYQICQSAGITAYPTVRFYPYQGKRRYEHGGEHINTRDANMIADTIRQRLQQLLPQLHNTPKDEL; the protein is encoded by the exons ATGGGGCCTTGCCATGTTCGGTTTATAGCGACGCTGACGCTACTCGTCACCCTGATGGTGGCGGTTCGGGCAGAGAGCAGAGATTACTACGATCTGCTGGGGGTCAGCCGGGAGGCCACAACGAGGGAGATACGACGGGCCTTCAAGCAGCTGGCGCTCACCATGCACCCCGACAAAAACCCT ggCGACAACTCAGCCCATGAGAAGTTTCTGCAGGTGAATCGGGCCTATGAGGTTTTGAAGGATGAAGACCTCAGGAAGAAATATGATAAATATGGAGAAAAGGGACTGGATGAGAACCAGGGAGGACGCTACGAGAGCTGGAGCTACTACCGCTATGACTTTG GCATCTATGATGATGATTTGGAGATTATCACATTGGATAGTGGAGATTTTG aagCTGCAGTGAACTCTGGAGAAATCTGGTTCATCAACTTCTATTTCCCACGATGCTCACACTGTCACCAGCTTGCTCCGACG tgGCGGGAGTTTGCCAAGGAGATGGATGGAGTGATAAGGATTGGAGCGGTGAACTGTGGAGacaacaaccatctctgcaggaGGAAAGGCATCAACAGTTACCCCAGTCTGTATGTATACAGAGCAGGACag AAACCTGAAAAGTTTAATGGGGAGCGGGCCAAAGACAACCTGGTCCGCTTCTCCATGCAGTTCATCTCAACAACTGTCACCCACCTATGGCAAG GTAATGTATTCGCTGAGATAGAGACTGCGTTCTCGTCAGGGCTCGGCTGGCTGATCACCTTCTGCTCTGATACTGGAG ATTGCCTGGAGCCAAGAACAAGACAGAAGCTGGCAGGGATGCTG GACGGTCTGGTTAAAGTGGGGTGGATGGACTGCTCCACAGACGAACAGCTATGTGAAAGTTTCCag GTGACAAGTGGAGCCACTGCTTTGTTCCCGCCTggaagtgctttggataaacaGGGCAGTGTTCTG TGGCTGAATACTCTCGACAGTAAAGAGATTTACAGTCAGGTCATCAACCATCTGCCTGATCTGGAACTGCTAACCAGTGACGGCTttcag AGGAAGTTGGCCCGTCATCGCTGGTTGGTCAGTTTTACATTTGGGGATAAAAATGCTGCCTCCAATGAGTATAAGAAGCTACAAGCTTTCCTCAGGAATGACCACATACAG GTTGGCAGAGTGGACTGTACAGCAGAATCAGAGTTGTGTCAGTCTCTCTACATCCACAAACCATGTGTAGCGGTCTTCAAAGGACTGGGAGTCCATGACTTTGAGATCCACCACG gtaaaGACGTGTTGTACAACATAGTAGGCTTTGCAAGGGACAGTGTTCGTGCTCATGTGACGACACTTGGGCCCGACAACTTCCCTTCAAACAGAAAGGAGCCGTGGCTGGTCGACTTCTTTGCTCCG TGGTGTCCTCCATGCAGAGCGTTACTGCCTGAACTGAGAAAAGCTTCCATCCAATTGGCAGGACGGATGAAGTTTGGCACGCTGGACTGTACCATTcaccacaacctctgctccatg TATAATATTCAGGCGTATCCCACCACAGTGATCTTTAATGGCTCCTCTGTTCATGAATATGAAGGACAACATTCAGCTGATGGTATCCTGGAGTTCATACAG gaTCTGGTCAGTCCATCTGTGGTGGTCCTGGATCCTTCCAGCTTTAAGGAACGGGTCAAAG GTCGAGCTGAAGGAGAGATCTGGGCAGTAGATTTCTATGCCCCTTGGTGTGGTCCCTGTCAGGCTTTGATGCCTGAGTGGAGACGTATGGCCAGG CTGCTGTCGGGCCAGATCCTGGTTGGTTCAGTAGACTGTCAGCGGTATCAGTCTTTCTGTCAGACTCAGAGTGTGAGGGCGTACCCTGAAATCCGAATGTATTCCGGCAACAGCCGGCAGCCAGATCGCTACAC GAGTTATAATGGTTGGCACAGAGATGCTCATTCACTGAGGACATGGGCCCTGAG TTCTTTACCCAGAGTGTCTGTGGACCTGACTCCAGAGTCCTTCAGGTCTCGGGTACTGTCAGGTCAGGATCACTGGGTTCTGGATTTTTATGCGCCCTGGTGTGGACCCTGTCAACACTTTGCTCCAGAGTTTGAGGTCCTGGCTCGG ATTCTTAAAGGGGAGGTTCGAGCAGGGAAGGTGGACTGTCAGGCTCATTATCAGATTTGTCAATCAGCTGGCATCACCGCTTATCCAACTGTGCGATTTTATCCGTACCAAGGGAAAAGGAGG TATGAACACGGGGGCGAACACATCAACACCCGGGACGCTAACATGATCGCCGACACCATCAGACAGCGACTACAACAGCTGTTGCCACAGTTACACAACACACCAAAG GACGAGCTCTGA